The genomic interval ttaatattatttgtgttttaagatttgaaaaagttgtattgttttttgtgttttgttggaagtttgggaaagttgtattgggttttgtgtttatataataattagttaatgattagatgaaaatttgaagatgtgaaattgaaaagtattttgtgtttgagtgatgtttggaaaggaaattatgagaagttttgagaatatctcattacccaaacaaggccttagtcTGAAGTgcacagaaaataaataaatgatacaCTTTTGATAACATGTCCTAACTTGAGAGGCATTAAATTCTTGAGTTCATCGTTTGCTGATCAACATATTTTGCTTGCAAGGGTCTTAAAAATAGATGCAAGTTTACAAGTATTTTTCGGAAAACACGTGTTGTTAGAATAAACCTGATTTCCAAAATAAAGATGACACAGATGATGGCCAATACAATTCCATAGCATTGCTTGATTAAGCACTATCTGTGGAATCCAGACCCTTTTATACATGAAATTGAAACGCAACACCACTATAGCCTGCATGAGACAAAAAGAATCTACATTTCATGACATAGGCACTTACATCCTCAACTGCAATACCAAAATGGCCAAATCCATTTCCAATGTCATACTTGTCAACTCCATAATCTGCCAACGTAgcaaaattaagagaaaaaggAATCAAACAGCAAGGAACTGCACTATATACGGGCGTGTTTTAATAAGGATGAAACATATGtgtattgaaaaaattaatagaaaaggATGACTTACTGTAGGTAAGTTCGACACCGAAATGGGAATCTTCGGGTCCATATCCAAGAAAAGCATTTGAAAATCTCTCCTCTGGTACATCACGTTTTCTTAACAACTTCATCCCTAAGCATTCAGTATAGAATCTGCATCTCAACAAGCCAAGTTATCCATATGAATTAAGCATTACTGAAACTGTATTTATTGTAACAAATAGACATACTTTATGGTCTTGTCCAAGTCCCCAACACAATAGACGACATGGAGCATCCTTCTGTTGTCATTTTTTACCCACTCCATCGCACCTTCCTCTAAAGCTGCGGCAGCCTTGCTTGTGTTTTCCTCTGCTTTCAACAACTGAGATGCTTTTACATCGAATAACTGTGCCTGGGGGAGAGCTGGTGAACCACTTACAGTCCATTAGTGCAGGGAAAGAAGAATACCCAATGAATATCGTCTTTCAAAATTATTAGTCTCAAAAGAAAGCGATTCATCATCTTCTCACTGAGAACCGAGAAGCTAAATCccaaataggaaaagaaaatccGCTGCACTTCTTTCTTTTCCTGAATTTTCCcgggaagaaaaggaaaaatctacaACGAAGTTCCTTTTAAAGGCAAAagggttttttttattgaaggctttagattgaaaagaaaatgtaggtaGAACAGAAATAAGAGTTTAGCCTTGGCAGATTACCGGTACCGAGGTGAAAGAGGGTGAGTCTTCGAGAAGGGCTGTAAGAGGAATTGTGCACAGAGGGATACTTCAGAACGGGTGGCGAAGGGGGATGAGATGGCCTTAGCGTCGACAAATTTAGAGCAGCAGATAAGGAAGCCATTGCTACTCTTACTACCTCTCACACTCAAAACTCTGCGCGCCCCCTGTTCGTCGGTGTGTGGAGGAACAGAGGGCTGGAACAGCTGGATAtaaatgattataaattatttttagtttaaatagacaaattctcgcttaaatctttataaaaaattagatctggttttaatttttttttaatagtgcttaatttttataaattacatatgtgaaatttatttatttaaaatttgtatataacattatttttatatataatatatactgtatacatatatatatgtatgaactTAGGATATAAATGGATGgcaagttaaatattttatattttgaaaaaataattattctcatcaattactattcattatcttGCACtccacattttataaaaaaaaaatttgtcaagtATCAGATATTGagataaataatgactgatgtatagtaaaattcattttgaaaatgaaattagttTTGCTATCTTAAAATACCTTTTGGTAcgtgatatttttatttttctattttttgctaTTTCTTTCTATAAATAAAGTTTAGTGAAAATAACGATTCACTTTTTTTGTTACATAACTTCTCACATTTAATAACGTAAACAAACAGTGCTTAAACAATATAAACAATAAAAGGTGACTTCCCCTTCTTCAAATGGGAAATGATAAAAGATCAAAGTCGTATTTGATAAGTAATATACAATTATACATATAAAGTAATTTGACATTGTAaaaagattcatataaaaattcagaaaaattatttcaatatgaCTTGATGTAATACATAGTATTTGGTTTACATTAAAGaaagtattaaaatttgaagtaTGACGTAATGGCACATCACTATATGAGGtagttttttatgaatctttTTATGGactaattatttttccttcaactaTTTATTAAACAATAGGTGTTAACGTAGAaagtatatcatttttttaatgtaccataacaaattaaaacatatgataATTATGTTTCTAAATAGATTTATCGAAAAAGGTACGCGAGAgcaaaaaattgagaaaaataggCCAACCTTATATAATTAACCACTACAATCATAGCACTTCATTAAAAggaattttacttttataaaattgccattcatttgaattatttccatagaattgtaaaaaaattataagtataaatttgattatcttttattttttaattgctaGAAACTATCaattaattgataaattaaCATTCGTTCAAAATTTTTGGTTGAATTTAAaggtattatataaaaaaatagatgcattaaataaatcttaaatatttattattatcctTACAAATATTTCAAACCACGTTAAACCAACAACTAGTATGGTAAAACACACTACAATGATCTCTGGCTTCCATTTCAGAACAGGAACTTTGAGTCATCTTTTTcctaatgattaaagaaaaggTGATTCTCGATTTTTCAATTATACGAAATTGGAATctcaagtttttttaattaaaaaaaatgatatttacgaGTGTATAAACattttgcaatttatttttaaaaaaataaataaatacagaaattatataaaaaatttaattttttaagcgatgtttatactttatacaCTCTACATACAACAGAATAAtctaaatcattaaaaaatgagtagAATGGTGTCGTCCAAAATAATTTGGATTTGATTGGGGCATGCAATGCATATGCCAGGTGTCAAGATCTGACGGCGAAGGAACTGCGGATTCAACAGCGGCCAAAGGCTTGATCGCGCGTGTACTCATTGTCGGTCTTAAAGTCAATAATAATGGTCGCGTTTTCTGTAAAAATTCTAGTAAACCAGATCCCATTCATGTTGTCCGAACTTCGAAGTGTCAGCGTCAGCGCTTCAAAGAAGTATCAAAGCGACATCATTTCACTAAAAACCAGTAAACAGAAGGGCGTTAAAGCTCAAGAGCCAGGTGATTTCTCTGCAATCTCTATTTTGAAAGATGAAGGATGGGAAATCTTTGGTTGAAAAGTGATTCGTACTGCCCCCCTTTTTAGCTCTATGCAGGCCCTGTTGTTTGATTATAGCTAATGGGTACTTTTGTATACTGGGAAGGATGATGTTTTTATATCtgaacattctttttttttgcaTGGCGAAGTATACAGGCTTAAAgatcctgatttttttttatgacaattaGGAATTATAGAGTATGTTGTTTGATTTTGAACTGTGGCATCTGACTTTATTAGTAATTGTTTCTATGAGTTAGAACACTGAGTGTAGGTAAGGGAAAAATGTGTAAAAGACGTTAAATTATTTTGTCTGCTAGTATAACACAAAAACCTCCATAAAACTAGACAATGGTAGAAATCTAAGTTGATGTtattcatcataattttttctgGCCTGCAAGCTCTTCATTGATATGAGATATAAACTTCGTGTTGTTTGCATATAAGTGAAAACTTCTTCTTCATAAATGTTTCCAATTTCTAATGCATGGAATTTTCGATTTTCTGAAAttagcattattttttcttcccgCATGTCATTCATTGTCCATGTCTTTCTCTTAAGtgcaaaataaattaagttgTTTGTCAATTAGGAAAAGAGCTTGTTTTCCAGCTAAACCTTGGGGTTTGGGATAATTTGCAGGGTTGGTATGTGCAGTGAGAATCAGTCATTAATAAATACTGTGGTTTCTCATAATGGATCGACAAGTTTCATCTTTATGTCAGTTGAAAACAAGGAGACTGCCATGGCTTATGGGCATGCTATTTGCTGTTATTATAGTGTTCCAATATTTTCAGCCTCCAAGTGGTAATGTTCTGTGGTCTTTATATTCTGCTGGTAAGGCTTCAGCAGTTGGAAATAGTAGCTTCCAGATTGAAAATCCACCATCTAAACCTGAGATGATTGGTAACATGATACTTTGGAACAGTTCAAACTCCACTAGTACACATGTTATTAATGAGAGAACTACTAATATTGGAATGCCTGAAGTAACAGATAAGAACCCTAGGAACGGTGTTGTATCAGAGGAAAATGGAGGCCAAAACAAATATTTAGGATTAGATGAGAATAACGGTGCTAATAAGGGGCCTTCATCTGAGAATGTGGAAATGGTAAACAGAAACTCTACAATTTTTAATGGATCTGCACCAGAGGAGGCTAAAGAACCTAAGCAAAGCTTTTATCAAAAGAACAATACTGCAGATGGTCATTTTTCAGTAGGTAATGTTGGAAACAGAACTAATAGTTCTGTACCAGAGCACATTGGAAGCTCAGGTGATCGTTTTGCAACCACTTCACCTGCAATACCATCTACAAATTCATCGCCCGAGGCAGTTTCTCCCACCAGCATGGATACAGATCTTAGAACACCTTTTGTTGAGTCCAATTCATCTGAGAAAAATGGAAATACCACTTCTGAGAGCAATAAAAATTCTGGGCAATTGCAAAGTGGCCACACCCCATCAGGAAATAATTCTTCTAGGATCCCCAAGGTGACGGGGCATGATACACCAACCTCTGCGGTAGTTACAATATCTGAGATGAATGAGTTGTTGCTTCGAAGCCATGCTTCATACCAGTCAATGGTATGCGTTGAACTTTCGCTTAAAATTATGTTACAGGGTATTTTCTTTGTGTTTCCAGTCATTATATTAGGAGGGATTGGATTTTTTACGAACAAATTGCTTCAGcctttttacttatttttctattttgtttgtaGACACCAAAATGGTCTTCCAGCATTGACCAAGAATTGCTGTATGCAAAATCACTGATCAAGAATACAACCATCATAAAAAATGATCCAAAACTTTATGGTCCTCTCTACAGGAATGTTTCCATATTCAAAAGGCAAGCTAATCATGTATTTTGAATACCAAGTTATTTCTTATGATGATTTTACATAAAGACCTTTGTGTTTTAAGTGTTGTTTACCCGTCAAACTTTCTGTGATTAAAACATGAGTTTCTCCACATGAGCAGGCAACATTCAAGTTAGGGTCACCCCCTTCCCCCCTTCTCTTCTGATCTCCTCCCTGCTCTACCTTCACAAAGTGACCAGGCTGATAAAAGAATTGTTGGTTGTCCTTTTTTGGGGCTGTATGGACTTGGTGTGAGAGTGGTGGCTTAATGACTTTCTGTAGAATACTGATGAGATAAGTTTTAAGTTATGTTGCTGTTCATCAttatttttgagaatttatcTGAATTGTGTTGGCTTGGACAAACTGGGGATAAGAagattcacacaaaataaatcaGGATGACGTGGTGCACTAGTCGGCATGGATGCTATTACTTGCTACAAAGATTTGTATCATTGGTCTGTCAAATTCTCTGGATGTtctccttttccttctcttgTTTTGCAAAATTTGAAATGTAAGACCTACCTCAATCGAGTCAATCCCACCTGTCATTACCACCCAAGTTCAGACCTTGGGGAGGTGTCTTGCTTGTTCCACATTCAGAAGAAAATCCTTGTTTACATGTCTCATATGTGTGATTCATTGTTACTGTATTTCTTTGTAAGATGAGCGCAAGCTGAATACCTGCAACCTTACACACAAACAGGGTCTTTAGTGATACGAGTCCATTGCAACTCCATTAATTTAGGTTTATCCACCAAAATTGCAGGAGCTATGAGTTAATGGAAGGCACCCTcaaagtatatatttatagggAAGGGAAAAAACCCATCTTCCACCAGCCACCACTCAAGGGAATATATGCATCCGAGGGATGGTTCATGAAGCTGTTGAAAGCTAACAAACAATTTGTGACAAAAAACCCTAGGAAGGCCCATCTGTTTTACTTACCCTTCAGCTCTAGAATGTTGGAGATAGCATTATATGTTCCTAATTCGCACAGCCATAAGAACCTTATACAGTATTTGAAGAACTACTTGGACATGATTGCCGCAAAGCATCCTTTCTGGAACAGAACTGGAGGAGCAGATCATTTTCTTGTTGCTTGCCATGACTGGGTATACTTTTCATCCTTGTTTTCAAATTATGTTCTGCAAATCACTTGGGTTATTTAGGGCTTAGTGAAAACTCAAATTATTCCCACTTTGTCTTACATAGGATTTAAATGAGTTGTTCTTTGTTAGTATTTCAGATGGCCTAAATGATTCTATTTGTAGCGTGTTAGGCATCACAGCCGTGAATTTGAAGTAATGGTagttttttctttgataatttttgttttgatgaacTTATGAGCTATGGTCACTTTTCTTTCTTGTCCagtacataatttatttttctgataaatAGTCTGCTGACTGGAGTATAATAAATTTGCTCATAACCATGTTCTAGAATATAGAACATAACTTGGAGTTCTTTTTGTGACAAATTGAATAATTCCATGTTTATTGTGCCATCCAAAAACTGAATTTCGGATCATTATACAATCCAGTCTCATTAGATTGATATATTGTTTTAACGAAAGATCAATTCCTCAGGCCCTagatgaaacaaataaacatatgGCTAAGTGCATAAGAGCCCTCTGCAATGCTGACATGGAAGGTTTTGTTCTTGGTAAGGATGTATCTCTTCCGGAAACATTAGTGCTCTCCCCTCAGAATCTAGTGAAGGCACTTGGAGGAAAACCTCCTTCCCAGACGTCAATCCTTGCTTTCTTTGCAGGAAGCATGCATGGTTATCTACGGCCAATCCTGTTAAAGCACTGGGAAAATAAAGATCCTGACATGAAAATCTTCAGCCGATTGCCTAAGGCCAAGGGCAATAAGAACTATATTCAATACATGAAGAGCAGCAAGTATTGTATATGTGCAAAAGGTTATGAGGTCAACAGTCCACGAGTGGTGGAGGCCATATTTTACGAGTGTGTTCCAGTGATCATATCTGACAATTTTGTTCCAccattttttgaagttttgaactgGGAATCCTTTGCTGTTTTTGTCTTGGAGAGGGATATTCCAAATTTGAAGAGTATACTCCTTTCAATCCCAGCGAAGAGGTATCTTCAGCTGCAGATGGGAGTGAAAAAGGTACAACAGCATTTCCTTTGGCATGCTAAGCCTATAAAGTATGATATATTTCATATGATTCTACACTCCATTTGGTACAATAGACTTCACCAAATAAGTCGCTGATAACTAAGAAAGACAGCTGACCCCTTCTGGGTAAGTGGCAATGGAGTAGACATGTAGAATTATCAGAAATTCTTTTACGATGATACCTAGCACTTAGcacatttttttatgcaaataaaTGTAGAGATTAGAGAACAATATTCGTTTATTAATTCCCCccaaccccccaaaaaaaaatcctttttctttttaatggacAATATTCTTTTGTTGCAACTCTCTGATGACAATTAGAATTTGGGTGGCTACcggctcttcttaaaaaaaaaaaaaaaattcatatctaattttcaaattttggtggctcatttaaaaagaaaaaaaaaaaaaaaagggtcctAAAAGAGGGCCTAAAGTTTTGTAGAAAACTTGCcatcatgttatatatatcattgtcAAAATTTCCTTGGTTCCCTGCAAATGATTTTTGCCAAACTCTCAAATTAAATCCTGCTAAAGCTGAGGAAGACCACTTCCTTAATATAGATTCTTACGACCATtgaatccaaaaaagaaaaagaaaaggtttaaTTGTGTAGCTCCACTAatcctctctttttccttttcc from Juglans microcarpa x Juglans regia isolate MS1-56 chromosome 4S, Jm3101_v1.0, whole genome shotgun sequence carries:
- the LOC121262796 gene encoding probable glycosyltransferase At5g03795; the protein is MDRQVSSLCQLKTRRLPWLMGMLFAVIIVFQYFQPPSGNVLWSLYSAGKASAVGNSSFQIENPPSKPEMIGNMILWNSSNSTSTHVINERTTNIGMPEVTDKNPRNGVVSEENGGQNKYLGLDENNGANKGPSSENVEMVNRNSTIFNGSAPEEAKEPKQSFYQKNNTADGHFSVGNVGNRTNSSVPEHIGSSGDRFATTSPAIPSTNSSPEAVSPTSMDTDLRTPFVESNSSEKNGNTTSESNKNSGQLQSGHTPSGNNSSRIPKVTGHDTPTSAVVTISEMNELLLRSHASYQSMTPKWSSSIDQELLYAKSLIKNTTIIKNDPKLYGPLYRNVSIFKRSYELMEGTLKVYIYREGKKPIFHQPPLKGIYASEGWFMKLLKANKQFVTKNPRKAHLFYLPFSSRMLEIALYVPNSHSHKNLIQYLKNYLDMIAAKHPFWNRTGGADHFLVACHDWALDETNKHMAKCIRALCNADMEGFVLGKDVSLPETLVLSPQNLVKALGGKPPSQTSILAFFAGSMHGYLRPILLKHWENKDPDMKIFSRLPKAKGNKNYIQYMKSSKYCICAKGYEVNSPRVVEAIFYECVPVIISDNFVPPFFEVLNWESFAVFVLERDIPNLKSILLSIPAKRYLQLQMGVKKVQQHFLWHAKPIKYDIFHMILHSIWYNRLHQISR